aTGACATAAACATAGATATATTGACCTCAGCAATAAGTATTATTAtgagtgtatgcatgtgcatatTTGTACAAAAGGATAAaagaaattaacttttttgatAGCATTTTAATTTGGCAATGTGACTAGACATGTTTCTGAAGAATGGTTAAGAGTATACATAAGAAACACTACTTACCTTAGGTATATATTCCCACAGCTGTATTCAGTCAAAAGGTAAAATTAGAGGTTAGAAATTTACTTCATAACTATATACTgtgttctttttctccttctctcaaACAGTGGACTATAGttaatttaaatattataattttgtttttcaaatgatgCAGTTGTCTGCATACTGCTCTTCCCTTGGTAATTCTATTATATCCCCttcatatatattaataatataactGATAATGATAATTCAAACGATATTATATGATAATATTATGAACTTCCGCAGCATTTCGGGCTATTTTTAAGAAAACTACACCTCCCTTGAGCATGAAAAGGACCGCTGCGAGAAACCGGAATTTGATTGGCTGCTTATTTTTCACGTGGCTGAATTGGACGAATGGTGAAAGACCCAATCAGGAAGTGATATTGTTGAGACAACTGATACAACGTGAATGTCAAAAGTGTAAGCAAAACGAAATACACCTTAAAAATAcgattaaatattttgtttttggtatCATCGAGTTGTCGCAACATGAGGTTTTAGCGGTTTTTGTATCGGAAGGTGGAGCGTTTGTCACGATGTTTCAGGCTGTAGCTAAAACGCTTTCTGTTGCATCAACCAGTTCAGTATCTCGGGGGATATTAAGTATTCGACATTATTGTAAGAAGACACCAACGAAACTAAGAGTATCCGACGCAATTTCAGGTGCTGAATTGGGAGCAAATGTCAAAGTACAGGTAACGTTAACGCCTATTTTTGTCCAAGTTACAACCAACCTAACATGCTACTTACGTACACCCAGACTactatatttcatttttgagaACTGAATTAATAAATCACTTAACTACCTTATGAAAACCTCAGTCCCTCCTATCATATActtgcttttaaaataaatgaccaTAACTGAGTCACTTCATTTAACAAGCACTTAACAAGCTTATATTTTGGCTGAATTCCTCCTATACTTTACCCATGtacatatttatacatacatttagCAGACATACTAGTGAGAATGAATGTAAAGTTAAGTTTGTGAATACTGTATTATATGCAAGCAAAAAGAAGTTATATCTGTATTCCCAGTGACTGTCAAGTATAGTTTgatttgtctctctcttgcaGGGATGGGTTCGCTCTGTCAGACCTCAAAAGGCAAATCTATTTCTGAATGTGAATGATGGGAGCTCCTTACAGTCATTGCAAATTGTTGCCACTTCAGAGCTGAATGATCCGTAAGGACTTCAATTGTATTTAGTATGAAGGCATTACGTACGCATGcttaaatattttgatttctactctttttttttctcccccctcaAATGAAGGTTGCTCACATTTGGTAGTGCTGTTGAAGTCACAGGTATCCTTAAGAAAAGTCCACATCGAAATCAGCCAGTTGAACTGGAGGCAGAACATATCCATGTAATTGGAGAGTGTAACCCTGTGGTAAGGACAATAGTTCCCATTTTGCTTACAGTAATCACTGTGCTCAAATTGTACCTCACCTATGTCGTAACCTTTTATGTTGTCATTGTATAGGAAAGGTAATTCTTGTCAATTATTGTTGTTCTTATTTCAGGATTTTCCCTTTAAGATCAAAGACAGACATGGGCTTGAGTATATCCGCCAGTTTCCTCATCTCAGGTGTAGAACAAATGTCTTTAGTTCCCTTTTGAGAATACGAAGCGAGGCCACTTCAGGAATTCACTCATATTTCAAGGTGAGAACCATCAGTGGAGGAGTTTTTTTAACAGAATGCAGAgcaatgtttgtatttatttattttattttttttcaggaaaatgGCTTTGTGCAGATTCACACTCCTGTCATCACCTCAAATGACTGTGAAGGGGCAGGGGAGCTTTTTCAGGTTGAGGTGAGAATCTTCAGATGCGTTTACCGATGTTCTAAAATGCGAGGTCACCTCCAGTATGTAACGGTCCATCAAAGCTCTGGTGTGAACAGAAGGATTAATGGCATTGATTTTAAACCACaaaacttctgtttttactATAGCCATCAAGCCCAGAGTACGAAGAGGATCAGAACTTTTTCTCTGTTCCAGCCTTCCTGACTGTGTCTGGTCAGCTTCATTTGGAGGTGATGTCAGGGTGAGACAAAGTATaagaatatttttaatctttacaaTTCCCACTTGTACATTCTGTCTGAGAGAGTACGAGACAGGCACATGTGCTCACACTGAAGTACATTTCTAATTATGCCTTGTCACTCATTCTCTTGCAGGGCTTTTTCTAAAGTCTACACATTTGGGCCAACTTTTCGTGCAGAGAACTCCCAAAGCAGACGCCACCTGGCTGAGTTCTATATGGTGGAGGCCGAGGTCTCCTTCACACAGTCCATAGAGGACCTCACCAAGGTACATTATGTCATTGTCTGCGAAATACATTATGGCTCTATGATGTCAATCAAAGCATCATACTGGTTAATGTGTCATAGCCTGTTAACTACTTTTCACTCATCCGTTTTCTATGTACCGTTCACAATGTAAACCatcacatttatcattttttcacctttttctctGTCAGGGTTGCTTCATGTACGTTTAGGGGGATGACTTCatccagagaaagagagacattaaATCTTTTTTCTATCTTAAATTGTTTGCTAacctttgattttaaaaaaaaaaagcagtcatCACAGACTGGCTACTTCTTTAAACATGAGCATCTCGGATGAAGTCAATCGACATCACGTCGCATCATTTCTGCGTACTGAAATTCAGATTCTACACTTACCTTATGTGACTTTTAAAGTTGCCCTTGCGCTCAGTTGTCTGGGAAAGCTTTAATTATTAAACTGGACCCCGCTCCTTAGGTCATGGAGGACATGTTCAGATCTGCCACAGAGCATGTCTTGGCTCACTGTGCGGAGGATGTGGATTTATTTCACAAGCATGTGACTCCTGGACACAAGGTGAGTCCTGAAGGACACTTATTTAACTTGGCTACATAACCTGGCTACTTATACCAACCAGCCATGACTGCATCTGACTTTTATTATCATCTCTTACACTTACACAATTTTCCTATATTGCATCTATATATTCTAAGGACACTGTAGATGCGATGCTAAAGAGGAGGTTCCCTACGTAAGTCTCCGTTTTTATATACATgactatataaaaataaaaattataaagAATAAAACCATAAATGAGGGATACTCTGTCAATCTACTTCTAGGATTACCTACAGTGAAGCTATAGACATCCTAAACCGCAGCTCAGAGAAATTTACCTTCCCAACAGACGTAAGtggttttatttcctccttGATAGAGCAAACTTGATATCTACCTCCACTGTATATTGGCTTCTAACTCTATCATTCCACAGAGCTTCATGTTGACCTTAGCTCTTCTTTTCTACAGTGGGGATGTGACCTTCAGACAGAGCATGAGAAGTATCTGGTGAAACATTGCGGCAACATTCCAGTCTTTGTCACTGATTATCCTTATGATCTCAAACCCTTTTATGCAAGAGACAACCAGGACCATCCTGAGCATACAGTAAGACATAGTTACACACAAATCCAGAGTGAATCAATTATTTAACTACTCAATTCTTTCCTTTTAATGTCAGTCGGGTCATAGCAGCGATTTGCATATCCAAGCTGTTGTTTACGCGCAGGCAGCTGCGGTGGACCTCCTTGTGCCGGGAGTTGGAGAGCTCTGTGGGGGCTcgctgagagaggagaggctaGATCTGCTGAGGGCTCGGCTGGAGGAGTAAGAACACATTCCCCGGGGGCATTGGAGGGCCATTTCTGATACATTTAGCATATAGAAATCAATATCTGCTCAGTTGCTTTACATTTGTTACTTTACATTACACAAGCACAACCCCGGAAGTGTCAACCTGGTGTTGCAGTGCTTTAAATAAAAAGCACGTCTCTACACAACTGCCCACAACAAGTCAAACAACTGGGCAACAATGTGCAGAAAGTTAGGGATTTTCACCTGTAAAAACCCAAACTATAGAATACATATAACATTTATAttgcatttgtatttatattattcatttattaaaacaatgtaaatgaacaattaacatTACATGTATTGTGCAAAGGAAACAAGATGTAAATGCAGGTTTTACTGACAGTTTTACATAGTTGTGGACAACATGGAACCTTTGTCACATCTTCAGTCTGCTATTTTAAACTTCAGCCCAATGTGCAGGTGAATTTATCTGTTGCTTTAAGTCTAACCCTAATACGTGCAACACCTGTTTTTAGGCCGTAACGTTCAGTTACGTACAGAAAACGTCTGCAGAGAAGGTGAAGTTTTCATttgcacagagaaagagaagatttATTTTAGATGTTAAGCTTATTTTATGATCAACGGCTCTAACgttaatcatttttcttttcagggTGGGATTAGAAGACACCTACAgctggtaaaataaaataaaaaaaatacatttacataaacatttcaaaaataacatGCTGATCATGACGAGgtcaaatgacatttttattcattttgcagGTATCTGGATTTGAGGAGTTTTGGTTCCGTCCCTCATGGTGGCTTTGGACTGGGATTTGAGCGATATTTGCAGTGCATTCTCGGTGTAGACAACATAAAAGATGTGATTCCTTTTCCCAGATTCTCCCATTCATGTCTTCTGTAAAACACAGTCGCAGCGTAGTAGCCATTTTGtaattatgtgtttttcatgtctggCAAATGTCTAATAAATATGATATTCAAAACTATActcaatactttttttgtttgtttgtttattggtACAATAATACAATTATTTCTGTAGTAAGTGTATCCGCACCTGTTATATGAAAACAGTTGGTATTTagatgatgtatt
This region of Thunnus maccoyii chromosome 6, fThuMac1.1, whole genome shotgun sequence genomic DNA includes:
- the nars2 gene encoding probable asparagine--tRNA ligase, mitochondrial, with the translated sequence MFQAVAKTLSVASTSSVSRGILSIRHYCKKTPTKLRVSDAISGAELGANVKVQGWVRSVRPQKANLFLNVNDGSSLQSLQIVATSELNDPLLTFGSAVEVTGILKKSPHRNQPVELEAEHIHVIGECNPVDFPFKIKDRHGLEYIRQFPHLRCRTNVFSSLLRIRSEATSGIHSYFKENGFVQIHTPVITSNDCEGAGELFQVEPSSPEYEEDQNFFSVPAFLTVSGQLHLEVMSGAFSKVYTFGPTFRAENSQSRRHLAEFYMVEAEVSFTQSIEDLTKVMEDMFRSATEHVLAHCAEDVDLFHKHVTPGHKDTVDAMLKRRFPTITYSEAIDILNRSSEKFTFPTDWGCDLQTEHEKYLVKHCGNIPVFVTDYPYDLKPFYARDNQDHPEHTAAAVDLLVPGVGELCGGSLREERLDLLRARLEEVGLEDTYSWYLDLRSFGSVPHGGFGLGFERYLQCILGVDNIKDVIPFPRFSHSCLL